One Deinococcus aestuarii DNA segment encodes these proteins:
- the sdaAA gene encoding L-serine ammonia-lyase, iron-sulfur-dependent, subunit alpha: protein MTTLEALMNAPAPASAWVLAQDCAETGLNPDDVRAEMARRIGEMRASVERGLRSDARSITGMVGWNAKGLWDAPDVLGAPLLRRVQAYAMAVNEENARMGRIVAAPTAGSAGTIPGALLGVADHLGLPDERLVDPLILAAGVGKAISKRMFISGAAGGCQAEIGSSAAMAAAAVTELLGGSPRACVHAASLALMNTIGLVCDPVGGYVEVPCVSRNAFFAVHAVSAAQLALAQLESFIPPDEVVGAMASVGRLMPAELRETAEGGLAQTPTGLAVTARMEGREETGGMIELPMA, encoded by the coding sequence ATGACCACCCTCGAAGCCCTGATGAACGCCCCCGCCCCCGCCTCTGCCTGGGTGCTGGCACAGGACTGTGCGGAAACGGGCCTGAACCCGGACGATGTGCGCGCCGAGATGGCCCGCCGCATCGGCGAGATGCGCGCCTCGGTCGAGCGTGGGCTGCGGAGCGACGCCAGGAGCATCACGGGGATGGTGGGCTGGAACGCCAAGGGCCTGTGGGACGCACCCGACGTGCTGGGAGCGCCCCTCCTGAGGCGGGTGCAGGCCTACGCGATGGCCGTGAACGAGGAAAACGCCCGCATGGGCCGGATCGTCGCCGCGCCCACGGCGGGCAGCGCGGGCACGATTCCGGGAGCGCTTCTCGGCGTGGCGGATCACCTCGGCCTGCCCGACGAGCGGCTGGTGGACCCGCTGATCCTCGCGGCGGGGGTGGGCAAGGCGATCAGCAAACGGATGTTCATCTCGGGCGCGGCGGGCGGCTGTCAGGCGGAGATCGGGTCGAGCGCCGCGATGGCCGCCGCCGCCGTCACCGAACTCCTGGGCGGGTCACCCCGCGCCTGCGTCCACGCCGCGTCCCTGGCCCTGATGAACACCATCGGCCTCGTGTGCGACCCGGTGGGGGGCTACGTCGAGGTCCCCTGCGTCAGCCGCAACGCCTTTTTCGCCGTCCACGCGGTGAGCGCCGCGCAACTGGCGCTGGCGCAGCTCGAATCCTTTATCCCGCCCGACGAGGTGGTGGGCGCGATGGCTTCAGTGGGCCGCCTGATGCCCGCCGAACTCCGGGAGACGGCGGAGGGGGGCCTCGCGCAGACGCCGACCGGGCTGGCGGTGACGGCGCGCATGGAGGGACGCGAGGAAACGGGCGGAATGATCGAGCTGCCGATGGCGTGA
- the sdaAB gene encoding L-serine ammonia-lyase, iron-sulfur-dependent subunit beta translates to MSLLDMIGPVMIGPSSSHTAGACRLGLVAHHLLGEAPRRAVIGLHASFAKTGRGHGTHLALVAGLLGYGPDDPRLPRAFEEAEAAGLSVEFRDVDLGDVHPNTAHIELHGAEHSVTVQGSSTGGGVIRVTEVQGLGVNFSGSSPTLLLRYADAVGMIARVASTVAADGVNIAALTCTREARGGRALLAIELDQALSPEALAFLNRWPDMNWVRPLPKLMDG, encoded by the coding sequence ATGTCCCTGCTCGACATGATTGGTCCCGTGATGATCGGGCCGAGCAGCAGCCACACGGCGGGTGCCTGCCGCCTGGGCCTGGTCGCCCACCACCTGCTTGGGGAGGCCCCCCGCCGGGCGGTGATCGGCCTGCACGCGAGTTTCGCCAAGACGGGGCGCGGCCACGGCACCCACCTCGCGCTCGTGGCGGGGCTGCTCGGGTACGGGCCCGACGACCCCCGGTTGCCTCGCGCGTTCGAGGAGGCCGAGGCGGCGGGCCTGAGCGTCGAGTTCCGGGACGTGGACCTGGGCGACGTCCACCCCAACACCGCGCACATCGAGCTGCACGGCGCAGAACACTCCGTGACGGTCCAGGGCAGCTCCACGGGCGGCGGGGTGATCCGCGTGACCGAGGTGCAGGGGTTGGGGGTGAACTTCAGCGGGTCGAGCCCGACGCTGCTGCTGCGCTATGCCGACGCGGTGGGCATGATCGCCCGGGTGGCGAGCACGGTCGCCGCCGACGGGGTGAACATCGCCGCCCTGACCTGCACCCGCGAGGCGCGCGGCGGGCGGGCCCTCCTCGCCATCGAACTCGATCAGGCGCTGAGTCCCGAGGCCCTAGCCTTCCTGAACCGCTGGCCCGACATGAACTGGGTCCGCCCCCTGCCCAAGCTGATGGACGGCTGA
- a CDS encoding HNH endonuclease: MVELELAGRVFVFDDGVAEKLGRLSEQGWYLRSGYVAFQPRKADAAMYPSLKRDRIVSLGAIIHLLAFGKLPAKGLVCTQKNGDDSDFRVENLEWVSRSTSAYRALDPQVNPQGGIRQLPSGRYNARAYLDGKLRSVGTFDTRELAQAARAEAITKGVARTPAPPPHQKKAQPQTLDQLRGRVAELEAEVEHLGLLEKISDLEAELERLRSVLPS; this comes from the coding sequence ATGGTTGAACTCGAGCTGGCTGGACGGGTATTTGTCTTTGATGACGGGGTAGCGGAGAAGCTGGGGAGACTCTCCGAGCAGGGGTGGTATCTGCGGTCGGGGTACGTGGCGTTCCAGCCGAGGAAGGCCGACGCGGCGATGTACCCGAGCCTCAAGCGGGACCGGATCGTTTCCCTGGGGGCCATCATTCATCTGCTCGCCTTCGGGAAGCTCCCCGCGAAGGGTCTGGTCTGCACGCAGAAGAATGGGGATGACAGCGACTTCCGGGTGGAGAACCTCGAATGGGTCTCGAGGTCGACCAGCGCCTACCGAGCCCTCGATCCCCAGGTCAATCCCCAGGGCGGTATCCGGCAACTCCCGTCCGGCAGGTACAACGCCCGCGCCTACCTTGACGGCAAGCTCCGCTCCGTCGGTACCTTCGACACCCGCGAACTCGCACAGGCGGCACGTGCAGAGGCGATAACCAAGGGAGTTGCTAGGACTCCTGCTCCCCCGCCCCATCAGAAGAAAGCGCAGCCTCAGACCTTAGACCAACTGCGGGGACGGGTCGCCGAACTTGAAGCAGAGGTTGAACACCTGGGCCTTCTAGAAAAGATTTCGGACCTTGAGGCTGAGTTGGAACGTCTGCGCTCCGTTTTGCCCTCCTGA